The Deltaproteobacteria bacterium genome has a segment encoding these proteins:
- a CDS encoding TolC family protein — MERLFRNAAFAAVALAGSLAQAQTAPEKIDIEAAVQKALAQTPGLAAVRARQDAAEATADSVRGRMLPTIYVQDEQLHYKDPFVPGFFGGSFVIYNNNVNTFVASASQPLLGLLHLTQDHASATNNADAAGEQSKSVESTVREQVQTAYLRYFEAVSAVGVAQTSEAQLAEQHNLAEARLKAGVITNADVLRIETAQANAKLQEVQAQSQADATKDALLVTLGYPPGAAVELVDPVSMVEATPAQPEDTAAQTQAEQNRHEVAAARLQSTGAAHQKNSAFFKLLPEANLEAAYTHIHGEALAPPDASYIGLKASWPIFTWGADWFAYKAAQANAAAAALSADDQARQVRIDASTKLAQLKAAASAVDLAKTAIASAEEAYRVTNAQVKAGVATSTSDLLDAQSALTQAKLSLARAKYERAIAGVALQRATGG; from the coding sequence ATGGAACGCCTGTTCCGAAACGCCGCGTTCGCTGCGGTAGCCCTGGCTGGCTCGCTCGCCCAGGCCCAGACCGCGCCCGAGAAGATCGACATCGAGGCCGCGGTGCAGAAAGCCCTGGCCCAGACGCCCGGCCTGGCTGCCGTGCGGGCGCGCCAGGATGCCGCCGAGGCCACCGCGGACTCGGTGCGCGGCCGCATGCTGCCCACCATCTACGTGCAGGACGAGCAGTTGCACTACAAGGACCCCTTCGTCCCCGGCTTCTTCGGCGGCAGCTTCGTCATCTATAACAATAACGTTAATACCTTCGTGGCCTCTGCCAGCCAGCCGCTGCTGGGCTTGCTGCACCTCACCCAGGACCATGCCTCCGCCACCAACAACGCCGATGCGGCCGGCGAGCAATCGAAGTCGGTGGAGTCGACGGTGCGTGAGCAGGTACAGACCGCGTACCTGCGTTACTTCGAGGCGGTATCGGCGGTGGGCGTGGCGCAGACCAGCGAGGCCCAGCTCGCGGAGCAGCACAACCTCGCGGAGGCACGGCTCAAGGCGGGGGTGATCACCAACGCCGATGTGTTGCGCATCGAAACCGCGCAGGCCAACGCCAAGCTGCAGGAAGTCCAGGCCCAGTCTCAGGCCGACGCCACCAAGGACGCGCTGCTGGTCACACTGGGCTACCCGCCGGGCGCGGCGGTGGAGCTGGTGGATCCGGTGTCGATGGTGGAGGCCACGCCCGCGCAGCCCGAGGACACGGCGGCGCAGACGCAGGCGGAGCAGAACCGACACGAGGTGGCCGCGGCCCGGCTACAGTCCACGGGCGCCGCGCACCAGAAGAACTCGGCGTTCTTCAAGCTGCTGCCCGAGGCCAACCTCGAGGCCGCGTACACGCACATCCACGGCGAGGCGCTGGCCCCTCCAGACGCCTCGTACATCGGCCTCAAGGCCAGCTGGCCCATCTTCACCTGGGGCGCCGACTGGTTCGCGTACAAGGCGGCCCAGGCCAACGCCGCCGCCGCCGCGCTCAGCGCCGACGACCAGGCGCGCCAGGTGCGCATCGACGCGTCGACCAAGCTCGCGCAGCTCAAGGCCGCCGCCAGCGCCGTGGATCTCGCGAAGACCGCCATCGCCAGCGCCGAGGAGGCGTACCGCGTGACCAACGCGCAGGTGAAGGCCGGCGTGGCCACCTCGACGAGCGACCTGCTCGACGCCCAGAGCGCGCTCACCCAGGCCAAGCTCTCGCTGGCGCGCGCCAAGTACGAGCGCGCCATCGCCGGCGTGGCCCTGCAGCGCGCCACGGGCGGCTGA
- a CDS encoding NUDIX hydrolase, with product MRIQSIEIVEDRTASARCDEGFLRLKRYRARNRREDGSASREYPIDVIDRPTLDAVAVCAWARTPTGVQVLTRAGLRPAAAFRPKEIAALPEPKYLLIEELVAGVLEPGERGFAALQKRAAAELEEEAGMRVPPERFTVMGAPFFMLPGIVSEKIHILAVEVERGTGPAEWAAPDEGDGSPLEEGAVLRWRELGLALHACEEGEIEDAKTELALRRLARHLGIRL from the coding sequence ATGCGCATCCAGAGCATCGAGATCGTCGAGGACCGCACGGCCAGCGCGCGCTGCGATGAGGGCTTCTTACGCCTCAAGCGCTACCGCGCGCGCAACCGCCGCGAGGACGGGAGCGCGTCGAGGGAGTACCCCATCGACGTCATCGACCGTCCGACGCTGGACGCGGTGGCCGTCTGCGCCTGGGCGCGCACGCCGACGGGCGTCCAGGTGCTCACCCGCGCCGGCCTGCGGCCCGCGGCGGCGTTCCGGCCCAAGGAGATCGCCGCCCTGCCCGAGCCGAAGTACCTGCTCATCGAGGAGCTGGTGGCGGGCGTGCTGGAGCCGGGCGAGCGCGGGTTCGCGGCGCTGCAGAAGCGCGCGGCCGCGGAGCTCGAGGAGGAGGCCGGGATGCGCGTGCCGCCCGAGCGCTTCACGGTGATGGGCGCGCCGTTCTTCATGCTGCCGGGGATCGTCTCCGAGAAGATCCACATCCTCGCGGTGGAGGTGGAGCGCGGAACGGGCCCCGCGGAGTGGGCCGCGCCCGACGAGGGCGACGGCTCGCCGCTCGAGGAGGGCGCGGTGCTCCGCTGGCGCGAGCTGGGCCTGGCCCTGCACGCGTGTGAGGAAGGCGAGATCGAGGACGCCAAGACCGAGCTCGCCCTGCGACGCCTGGCGCGGCACCTGGGGATCCGCCTG